GTGGACGTGTCGCTGGTGGACGTCGAGGGGGTGGATCCGGCGGGTCAGCTGCGGTACCGGATGCACGACCTGATCCGGCTGTTCGCGAAGGAACGTGCCGTCGTGGAGGACGGCGCGGCCGAGCGGAACGCGGTGGTGGCGCGGGTGCTCGGCGGGTGGATCTGGCTGGTGGAGCGGGTCGACGAGGCGGCGCCACCGTACCTGATCTCGGTGCCGGCGTCGTACCGGCTGGCGTGCCCGGTGGACGAGCGGGTCGCGGCGCAGGTGGTGGCGGCGCCACGGGTGTGGTTCCGGGTGGAGCAGGAGGCGCTGATCGCGGGGGTGGAGCTGGCGGCGGGGGCCGGCCTGGACGAGCTGGCCGTCGAGCTGACCACGGCGTTGTCGTGCACGGTGTTCGGTGGTCATCAGTACGTCTTCGACGACCCGTTCGCGAGCTGGCGCCGTACGCACGAGGCGGCGTTGTCGGCGGTGCGGCGCATGGAGAACGCGCACGGGGAGGCGACGCTGCTGGCGGGGCTCGGTCAGCTGCACTACGAGCGTGACATGTTCGCCGAGTCGCGGGCCTATCTCAGTCAGGCGTTGTCGATGTTCCGTGCCGCCAAGGACGTCCGTGGTGAGGGGGCCACACTGGCGTCGCTCGGCGCGGCGTGCCGGGAGCAGGGGTACCTGCCGGAGGCGCTGCATTTCCTCGACCGGGCCAGGGAGCTGCTGACGGGGCTCGGCGACGCCTCGGCGCTCGGTCATGTGCGGCGGCTGGCCGGTACGGTGCGGCTGGAGACGGGGGAGTATCCGGCGGCGTGGGACGACCTGCGGGACGCGCTGGCGCTGTTCACGGCGGCGGGGTCGCGGCGCGGCCGGGGGCTGACGCTGCGCAGCATGTCGCTGTACCACCGGGCCAGGGGTGAGTGGACGGCGGCCGAGGAGCTGGCGCGTCGGGCTCTTGGGATCTTCCAGGCGGCCGACGACCGCATGATGGAGGCGTACTGTGTGCGCGCGCTGGCCAAGGCCCTGCTGCGTCAGGGGAGGTTCGAGGAGGCGGGGCCGCCGTTGCGTGAGTCGCTCACGGTGCTGCGGACGCTGCACGACTCGTTCGGGGTGGCGTGCACCTTGCGTACGCTCGGCGAGCTGCACCTGGCGGAGGGGAGGTTCCTGCGGGCCGGGGAGCGGCTGGAGGAGTCGCTGCTGATCTGGGAACGGCTGGGGGCCGCGTTGTTCCGCGCGCGTACGCTGCGCGACCTGGCCGAGGTGCACGAGTCGCTCGGCGACGCCGCGGCGGCGGCGCGGGCCAGAACGGCGGCCGTGGAGACGTTCCGGTCGCACGGGTCGCGGGAGTACGGCGAGATGACGCTGTAAGCGGGATTACAGAGAAATTCCAGGGGCCCGGTCCATGCTGCGACGATCATCCGCCGACAGCCTCATGGAGTGGCCCCTATGGCGCAGCACGTGCTTCTGTCCGACCCGCGTATCGCCGCCGTTCCGGTGAAGGAGTGTGGCGAGCCGCTTGTCGACCTCAGGCACGAGAAGGTCATCCGGGTGGATTCACGGCTGGCCGACCTCACGGGTGCGTACGCGCATGTCAGGCTGAGCGTCGCCGACCGGCTGACGGAGGCGCAGGCGCGGCTCCCCCGCGGCCTGATGCTGCTGCTGGTGGAGGGGTACCGGCCGTACGCGCTGCAGGAGAGCCACTTCGCCAATCGTGTGGCGAGGATGCGGCGCGCGCGTCCGGGGTGGACGGAGAAGCGGTTGCGCGCCGAGGCGGGGAGGTTCGTCTCACCGCCGGACGTGGCGCCGCACGTGTCCGGCGGCGCCGTGGACGTCACGTTGTGCACCGTGGACGGCACCGAGATGCCGATGGGGACGGAGGTGCACGCCACGCCGCCGGAATACGTCGACCCGCGGTTCACGAGGTCGCCGCTGGCTTCGGAGGAGGCGTGGGCCAACCGGCGGATGCTTGCCTCCGCGTTGACGGCCGCGGGGTTCGTCAATCATCCGGCGGAATGGTGGCACTGGTCGTACGGTGATCGTTACTGGGCTTTCGTCGAGGGGGCCGCGCACGCGCGTTACGGACCGGCGGCCTTCGAGGGGTGAGCCGGTGACCTGGCGGTTCCCGGCGCGGCGAAAGCCGCGAAACATGCTGATTACCTTTATGTAGGTAATTTCTCTGATGTGCGGCTTCCATGGGCCCAACAGGGTGGGGAGTACGGCTCTCGCGTGAGCGGAGTTGTCGTCCATACCAGTCGCACGAGGTGCAGATGCGTTACGAACTGCTGGGGCCGCTCCGGGTTTTCGATGGACGGGAGTTCCATGCGCTGAGCGCTCCCAAGATGGAGATGACGCTGGCCACACTGCTCGTGAGAGCGGAACGGGTCACCACCAAGGAACAGATCGTCGAG
The window above is part of the Sphaerisporangium rubeum genome. Proteins encoded here:
- a CDS encoding M15 family metallopeptidase, whose product is MAQHVLLSDPRIAAVPVKECGEPLVDLRHEKVIRVDSRLADLTGAYAHVRLSVADRLTEAQARLPRGLMLLLVEGYRPYALQESHFANRVARMRRARPGWTEKRLRAEAGRFVSPPDVAPHVSGGAVDVTLCTVDGTEMPMGTEVHATPPEYVDPRFTRSPLASEEAWANRRMLASALTAAGFVNHPAEWWHWSYGDRYWAFVEGAAHARYGPAAFEG